ATCATTCCAATACCTTTCCTCTTTGTCATTTCTTACTTTTCATATCACTCTCTTATTTATTAATTGcaaattaaaatatgtatcATTTATAACTTTGTCTTTTATTAGACGGAGTTAGTATCTAATTAGCAGTCTGACCTTGTATGATTGTGTGTGTGATTCAATTGTTGTTAGGGTATTCTCGGAAGATAGAAAACTGAATTTAGACTTGAACATTAGGTTTATTTACTACTCAATTAACAaatctaatttatttatagAATACGTGAAAGTATAAGGGGTGGTGGCGCAGTTGGCTAGCGCGTAGGTCTCATAGCTTTCTGAGGAATCCTGAGGTCGAGAGTTCGAGCCTCTCTCACcccattttttttttacttttttacttttttacttttttacttttttacttttttacttttttacctttttacctttttacttttttacttttttacttttttacctttttattattaattcattCCTTCAACTAATAATTATATAGAAGTACGATATCCCAAGTTTGAAATCcatttttacatttttgttACCTTGTTTTCATTAtctcatttttttcactttAGTAGTATTCTTGTACTTACTAATTTATTCCTTCAACTAATACTATAGAAGTATGATGATCAAGTTTGAAAGAATTATTAAAGTGACCACAAAAGATATCCTTATATAAGAACGTGCTAGGTAGTGATAAATTGATAATTCAAGCTAGGTGTGAAGAAATCTTGTTCACAACAAAAGATACTAAAATCCGTAAATGTATGACGAATGTTACAAAATTATATTCTTCCCAAATAATAGTGCATTTTCAAATACATTGAAATTTATATTCCCTTATTTTATAATGTATTCTAGCTACTATGTTGGACAATGATTATAAACAAGAAACATACATACTTAATCAATTCTTATTTAGCAGAAGATGCTTTTAAATCTTTTCTGTTCGTGGACGTCCATCTTTTTGTTGGATGGATTACATTTTATATACAACATCTGATTCTAAAGTACTTCTATCTTAACTCACTTTTTTCGTTAATGGTAGTAAATATTACCAAGAAATGCTTACTAAAAAGTTATTCCTTCCAGCCTCCTAATTGGGGATGGGGAGGTCAGTGCAACCAAAATTTATGtgaaatactacctccgtcccacattaagtgttacattttgtcatttcgatcCGTcaacaataagagtcacatttcacttttaccataaatagtaagtagaccACACATTCCACCAATCAAttctactaacattttattataaacctaatatatatatatatgagactCATAgtctactaacttattcaactcacttttctttaaatttcttaaaattcgcgGTCACATTAAATGTAACACTTCATGTGGAACGGAGGTAGTAGCTTGCTAAAATTTAGAgggttaaattaaaaaaagttggaaaccaaaaaaaaaaaaaattaaaaaaaaaagttgtcaGAAAAATAACAACCTGAATAGTCCATAATCCATATATAGACGACTCAAAATCTGAAGGGCTAAAACCCTGTATTGAGTTTGGTGCCCTATCTTTTTGTCTTGTTTAACAACTAATTTAACATTTCAATAATAGATTTTACAATATAAATAACTAGAAAGACTAACATTCCATTTTATATTAAATCTTTCATTAACTCAAGATTTACTAAATATCATTCTTATCATGTCATATATTTTTACACTCTTATTAATATTCATTCACATTCTAGTTTAAGCATGCATCACAAACttctcataattaaatatttagaatatgactaattttcatcattctGTATTCAATTGATCACTCTGATTTAGGTCGTTGGGCTATTCCGAAACCTGAACATTACATTTAGGGTAGGATTGAAATTTTTTAACCTAATAAAAtcctaatccaagtagggttgaGCTGAAACCTATTGGCATGACCCGGTTAACATCCCAAATCCCAATATATACAACTATGTGAGGTTACCAACTTAGCATTACAGGTCTATTTTATCTTTAGGCGATTATACATATAGTCCATATGAAAGAAAATGAGGAGCAATGAAATATGAGCATTTGTTTGTTGAAGATGCTCAAAAGTCTATAACCCAACAATTTGTTCCTTTATAGCACAGAATAAAAGGCCCTTCATTCTCTGTCAAAACTAAAGGCATAGCAAAATgtcaagagagagaaagaatagTAGTGTCCTTGTCTCCCTAATCTTGCACTCCATTATTCTCACATCCGCCACCGAACCCCCATGCAAGAAATCCTGCGGCCCAACCCCAATCAAGTACCCTTTCGGCTCCGGCCGCGGCTGCGGCTCTCCCCGCTTCCACCCCTACGTCTCCTGCTCGGCCCCCACCAACCAACTCCTCCTCACCACCCACACCGGCACCTACCCCATCACCTCCGTCGACTACTCCGCCTCCGTCCTCACCATCTCCCCTCCCTGCATGTCCAACTGCACCACCATGCGGCCCACCTCCCTCAAATTCGGCCTCGACTGGGCCGGCCCATTCCAGCTCGGCCCATCCACTTTCATCCTCTTAGGCTGCTCCTCACTATCCTCCTTATGCGACGCCACGTCGTCTGCCTACCTCTGCCCCACCATCTGCTCGTGCCCGGCCACGGCGGCGCTGTCCAGCAACGCCTGCTGCGTCTACGCGCCGGCGAATCTGGACGAGCTGGACGTGGCAGGGCTGGGGTGCGCGGCCTACAGCTCGGTGGCGGCAGTGGGGGACGAGCCCACCGATCCGGCCACGTGGCGGTACGGGGTGGCGCTGAAATACACGGTGGGGCTGGATGGGTACGGCATGGCGCCCGGGTGCCGCGGGTGTGAGCTCAGCGGGGGCGTGTGTGGGTACGCGCCGCCGAGGGATTCGTTCGTATGCGTGTGTGAGTCGGGGAATACCACTTCGGATTGCAATGGCTATAACTGGATCTATATGAGCTCATCTTATAAATTAAGTGCAGGTATTCACTTCATTATTTCAATTAATTCActcttttttttcctctctccatCACACCCCGGAAATGGTCCATTTTTGTCCCTTCTCTATTAATTgttcacttttaattttaccaTAAATACTAAGTAAACATCACACTTCTCTTC
This sequence is a window from Salvia splendens isolate huo1 chromosome 14, SspV2, whole genome shotgun sequence. Protein-coding genes within it:
- the LOC121763331 gene encoding LEAF RUST 10 DISEASE-RESISTANCE LOCUS RECEPTOR-LIKE PROTEIN KINASE-like 1.5, which encodes MSRERKNSSVLVSLILHSIILTSATEPPCKKSCGPTPIKYPFGSGRGCGSPRFHPYVSCSAPTNQLLLTTHTGTYPITSVDYSASVLTISPPCMSNCTTMRPTSLKFGLDWAGPFQLGPSTFILLGCSSLSSLCDATSSAYLCPTICSCPATAALSSNACCVYAPANLDELDVAGLGCAAYSSVAAVGDEPTDPATWRYGVALKYTVGLDGYGMAPGCRGCELSGGVCGYAPPRDSFVCVCESGNTTSDCNGYNWIYMSSSYKLSAGMFWLGIAVWLAVKL